Proteins from one Penicillium digitatum chromosome 2, complete sequence genomic window:
- a CDS encoding Ysc84 actin-binding domain has protein sequence MKNPLHNPLPASLSSECKKAAAIIESFINPSLKIDGQIPRKIFAGAKGIAMAAGPPRQPLAMGGVGAGGQLGAELTDFIFVLRTDSAVKTFMQSGNLTLGGNLSMAVGPIGRSAEAGGVVGIKGATGVFAYSKTRGLHSGATIEGGVLAERADANKKLYGRKIRAKELLSGLIPPPPEARVLLEVLNGDFFRIEGAVEPASEDPEQLRQQNTDTAVQDPNEQSPGIVAVAANPLAVVEPSTEQTLRTAPTTELGIEEVTGDAVSSDNTTDDTHTSNLLKPISLLLSMFRPWSRAQNQYRKALNRQLETRTSLVSLMFRLTAKRPLPVWLNEEAKFCSNYVVLTFFKSR, from the exons ATGAAGAACCCGTTGCACAACCCGCTGCCTGCCTCACTATCTA GCGAGTGCAAAAAAGCCGCTGCGATTATCGAATCCTTCATCAACCCGAGCCTCAAAATCGATGGGCAAATTCCACGTAAGATATTCGCGGGGGCCAAG GGAATCGCC ATGGCGGCTGGTCCGCCCCGTCAGCCATTGGCAATGGGCGGCGTCGGGGCCGGTGGTCAATTAGGCGCAGAATTGACAGATTTCATATTTGTCCTGAGAACCGATTCCGCAGTGAAGACATTCATGCAGTCGGGGAATTTGACTCTTGGCGGGAATCTATCCATGGCGGTCGGGCCCATCGGTCGGAGTGCCGAGGCGGGGGGAGTAGTGGGCATCAAGGGCGCAACTGGGGTATTCGCCTACTCCAAGACCCGTGGATTGCACAGCGGAGCTACCATTGAAGGTGGTGTTCTAGCAGAGCGGGCAGATGCAAACAAAAAGCTCTATGGGCGGAAGATTCGGGCAAAGGAGCTGCTGAGCGGATTGATTCCACCACCGCCTGAAGCGAGGGTCCTTCTTGAGGTTTTGAATGGGGACTTCTTCCGTATCGAAGGAGCTGTAGAACCAGCCTCGGAGGACCCCGAGCAATTGCGCCAGCAAAATACTGACACTGCTGTGCAAGATCCCAATGAGCAGTCACCGGGAATTGTGGCGGTTGCTGCTAATCCGTTAGCAGTTGTCGAGCCAAGTACAGAGCAAACACTCCGAACTGCGCCAACTACTGAGTTGGGTATCGAGGAAGTAACTGGAGACGCTGTCTCATCCGACAACACTACCGACGATACACATACGTCAAACTTACTAAAGCCTATATCTCTACTACTGAGCATGTTTCGCCCGTGGAGCAGAGCACAAAATCAGTACCGGAAGGCATTGAACCGGCAGCTGGAGACACGCACATCTCTCGTGAGCCTGATGTTCCGTCTGACAGCAAAGAGACCACTCCCAGTATGGCTCAATGAGGAAGCAAAGTTCTGTTCGAATTACGTTGTATTGACCTTCTTCAAGAGTAGATAG